A region from the Halonatronomonas betaini genome encodes:
- the nikB gene encoding nickel ABC transporter permease: protein MSKYIIRRILLMIPILLGVSLIVFSLMHLTPGDPVQIMLGDFAQPAQIEVMRDNLGLNDPIHIQYFNFVRNSLQGNFGRSIHYNEPVINLIKARVGFTINLSLAGFIVSYLIAFPAGIISAIKRNTFIDDFSMVFALIGISMPNFWLGMMLMLVFALRFRVLPATGVGTWRHLVLPAITVGTAGAALATRLIRSSMLEVINKDYIRTARAKGLMERTVTFKHALKNAILPVLTIIGLRLGFILSGSVITEIVFARPGLGRLMVDSIFRRDYLVVQASVLLVAVTVLIANLIIDLVYGFIDPQIRYD from the coding sequence ATGTCCAAGTATATTATTAGAAGAATTTTATTAATGATACCTATCTTATTGGGTGTATCTTTAATTGTTTTTTCTTTGATGCATCTTACACCAGGCGATCCTGTACAAATAATGCTTGGAGATTTTGCTCAGCCAGCACAAATTGAAGTCATGCGTGACAACCTTGGATTAAATGATCCGATACATATTCAGTACTTTAATTTTGTTAGGAATTCTCTACAAGGTAATTTTGGTCGCTCAATACATTATAATGAACCAGTAATTAACCTTATAAAAGCCAGGGTTGGTTTTACAATTAATTTGAGTTTAGCTGGTTTCATTGTTTCTTATTTGATTGCATTTCCTGCAGGAATTATATCTGCAATAAAAAGAAATACATTTATAGATGATTTCAGTATGGTTTTTGCTCTAATAGGTATTTCAATGCCTAATTTCTGGTTAGGTATGATGTTAATGTTAGTCTTTGCGCTAAGGTTTAGAGTTCTACCAGCTACAGGTGTTGGCACCTGGAGACATTTGGTTTTGCCAGCGATTACTGTTGGTACTGCTGGAGCTGCACTGGCTACCAGGCTTATCCGATCCAGTATGTTAGAAGTTATAAATAAAGATTACATTAGAACTGCTAGAGCTAAAGGTTTAATGGAGAGAACCGTCACTTTTAAACATGCCCTTAAAAATGCAATATTACCGGTCTTAACAATCATTGGTCTGAGATTAGGCTTTATATTAAGTGGCTCAGTTATAACTGAGATTGTTTTTGCAAGACCAGGTCTGGGACGTTTAATGGTTGATTCAATTTTTAGACGGGACTATTTAGTAGTTCAGGCATCAGTTTTATTAGTGGCAGTAACAGTTTTAATAGCAAATCTAATTATAGATCTGGTTTATGGGTTCATTGATCCCCAGATCCGTTATGATTAA
- a CDS encoding ABC transporter substrate-binding protein, with translation MRKSVIFILILAVVLTSSMVAFAENGEEDSIVIGMGSDGNALDPRYVTTASGMYVSSQIFNGLLKLDKNLEYQPDLAEFEMPSDSEYVFHLKEGVYFHDGTELTAEDVKYTYESMLDPDKSSPKAGNYLNIIGAEEFNEGETDSVEGIEIIDEYTISFQLEAPHAPFLVNMNTGIVPKHLAENNKDDFEANPVGTGPFMFESREIDEKTVLVANDDYFEGRPNIDSVEYRIIPESAAAVIELETGVLDVLMSVSEDDLPIIEDDDSINLASIAGTNYNYIGFNVTNKPVDNKYLRKAIAYSLDKDSIAEHFHGTRTHVPLPGSHPWVEEFSDSTAINQYEYDMDRAQEMLAEGDYDGETVTIKTSEGRQELAQIMQQMMSSVGIDVEIELLEWGTFYDDVVEGDAEIYLLGWYGIIDPDAYWFFHSDMTPPQGGSNRMYYSNEKADELLIQGREEVDEEERKAIYHDLYEVLTEDLPMIFLYSEEDSYAYRDHLEGFEAAPYPVTILKQLKNVRIVD, from the coding sequence ATGAGAAAATCAGTGATTTTTATTTTAATTTTAGCAGTAGTATTAACGTCATCGATGGTTGCTTTTGCCGAGAATGGAGAAGAAGATAGTATTGTAATAGGGATGGGTTCAGATGGTAATGCTTTAGACCCAAGGTATGTAACAACTGCAAGTGGTATGTATGTATCATCTCAGATTTTTAATGGTCTTTTGAAATTAGATAAAAATTTGGAATATCAGCCAGACTTAGCAGAGTTTGAAATGCCATCAGATTCTGAATATGTTTTTCATTTAAAAGAAGGTGTATATTTTCATGATGGTACTGAACTAACTGCGGAAGATGTTAAATACACTTATGAATCAATGCTTGACCCAGATAAAAGCTCTCCAAAAGCTGGTAATTACTTAAATATTATTGGTGCTGAAGAATTTAATGAAGGGGAAACAGATTCAGTTGAAGGTATCGAGATTATTGATGAATATACAATATCTTTTCAATTGGAAGCGCCGCACGCACCATTTCTGGTTAACATGAATACAGGAATAGTTCCAAAGCATCTAGCAGAAAACAATAAAGATGATTTTGAAGCTAATCCAGTTGGTACTGGTCCATTTATGTTTGAATCAAGAGAAATCGATGAGAAGACTGTATTAGTTGCCAATGATGATTATTTTGAAGGTCGTCCAAATATTGATAGTGTAGAGTATAGAATTATTCCTGAAAGTGCAGCTGCTGTGATTGAACTAGAGACTGGTGTTCTTGATGTATTAATGTCAGTCAGCGAGGATGACCTTCCAATTATAGAAGATGATGACTCAATTAATCTTGCTTCTATTGCTGGAACAAATTATAATTATATTGGTTTTAATGTGACAAATAAACCAGTAGATAATAAATATTTAAGAAAAGCGATAGCTTATTCTTTAGATAAAGACAGTATTGCTGAACATTTTCATGGCACAAGAACTCATGTACCTCTTCCAGGGAGTCATCCATGGGTAGAAGAATTTTCTGATAGTACAGCGATAAATCAATATGAATATGATATGGATAGAGCTCAAGAGATGCTGGCTGAAGGTGATTATGATGGAGAAACTGTTACTATAAAAACAAGTGAAGGCCGGCAAGAACTTGCTCAAATCATGCAACAGATGATGAGTTCTGTTGGAATTGATGTTGAAATTGAATTATTAGAATGGGGTACATTTTACGATGATGTTGTAGAAGGAGATGCTGAAATATATTTATTAGGATGGTATGGAATTATTGATCCTGATGCATATTGGTTTTTCCATTCTGATATGACTCCTCCACAGGGTGGTTCAAATAGAATGTATTACTCAAATGAAAAAGCTGATGAGTTATTAATTCAGGGAAGAGAAGAGGTAGATGAAGAAGAAAGAAAGGCTATTTATCATGATCTTTATGAGGTCCTAACAGAAGATCTTCCAATGATTTTCTTATATTCAGAAGAAGATTCTTATGCTTACAGAGATCACCTTGAAGGATTTGAGGCTGCTCCTTATCCAGTAACTATATTAAAACAGTTAAAAAATGTTAGAATTGTAGATTAA
- the murQ gene encoding N-acetylmuramic acid 6-phosphate etherase gives MNDNLNMKITETRNPASEELDTKSTSEIIKLINEEDATVAHSVAETIPEITGLVEAIVPRMRKGGRIIYVGAGTSGRLGIIDAVECVPTFSLEPGRVVGILAGGEDAMFRAKEGIEDSQAKGKEAIKEHNVNELDTVIGIAASGSTPYVIGAVKTARKLGALTGAVVCNYNSELAENVDHKIRAVVGPEVLTGSTRLKAGTAQKMILNTISTTVMIRLGKVYNNLMVDLKATNAKLRERARGIVTEITGIDNKEADEILKAADYQVKEAIIMIKRGCDLAEAKNLLDESQGDLRSIIG, from the coding sequence ATGAATGACAATCTGAATATGAAGATTACTGAAACAAGAAACCCGGCCAGCGAGGAGCTTGATACTAAATCGACATCTGAAATAATCAAACTGATTAATGAAGAAGACGCAACTGTTGCTCACTCGGTGGCAGAAACTATTCCAGAGATAACAGGGTTAGTAGAGGCTATAGTGCCCAGGATGCGCAAAGGTGGAAGAATTATATATGTTGGGGCAGGTACCAGTGGCCGTCTGGGTATCATAGATGCTGTTGAATGTGTTCCAACTTTTAGTCTGGAACCAGGCAGAGTTGTTGGGATTTTAGCTGGTGGCGAAGATGCAATGTTTAGAGCAAAAGAAGGTATAGAGGATAGCCAGGCTAAAGGAAAAGAGGCTATAAAAGAACATAATGTTAATGAATTGGATACAGTGATTGGGATTGCGGCCAGTGGAAGTACGCCATATGTTATTGGCGCTGTAAAAACTGCCAGAAAATTAGGTGCTTTAACTGGAGCGGTGGTTTGTAATTATAATTCAGAGCTGGCTGAAAATGTTGATCATAAAATCAGGGCTGTTGTTGGGCCTGAAGTTTTGACAGGCTCTACCCGCCTGAAAGCAGGAACAGCTCAGAAGATGATCCTTAATACAATATCAACAACAGTAATGATTCGACTGGGCAAAGTTTATAATAATTTAATGGTGGATTTAAAAGCGACCAATGCCAAATTAAGAGAGAGGGCCAGAGGAATTGTTACTGAAATTACCGGTATAGATAATAAAGAAGCTGATGAAATTTTAAAAGCTGCAGATTATCAGGTAAAAGAAGCAATCATAATGATAAAGAGGGGGTGTGATCTGGCAGAAGCAAAAAATTTATTGGATGAGAGTCAAGGAGATTTACGCAGTATAATTGGATGA
- a CDS encoding HD-GYP domain-containing protein: MNFGSIFLFLSLILIYIIKDFFYSKLQQMNTVTQVVESFLKVIDSKDDYTEGHCERVSEYAGILCRKAGLKHDQIEKIVNMAKIHDIGKISVPDEILKSSGSLTDKEYAEMKKHSQYGYEILEDLDIFKEDLDIIKHHHERYDGNGYPDGLSGKEIPVGSRILAICDAYDVMSTGRVYKPALTKKEIIAEFEKYSGKQFDPDYAEMMIELIIEEQIGGIMTDEKVKKAN; this comes from the coding sequence TTGAATTTTGGTAGTATATTTTTATTTCTTTCACTAATATTAATTTACATAATTAAAGACTTCTTCTATTCTAAACTCCAGCAGATGAATACTGTTACCCAGGTAGTTGAAAGTTTCCTTAAAGTAATTGACTCTAAAGATGATTATACAGAGGGACACTGCGAAAGGGTCTCTGAATATGCAGGTATCCTCTGTCGAAAAGCCGGTTTAAAACATGATCAGATAGAAAAAATAGTTAATATGGCAAAAATCCATGATATCGGTAAGATAAGTGTCCCTGATGAAATCTTAAAAAGTTCAGGTAGTTTAACAGATAAAGAATATGCAGAAATGAAAAAACATAGCCAGTATGGTTATGAGATTTTAGAGGATCTGGATATATTCAAAGAGGATTTAGATATCATTAAACATCATCACGAGAGATATGACGGTAATGGATATCCTGATGGTTTATCCGGTAAAGAAATCCCTGTTGGCTCAAGGATTCTTGCTATTTGCGATGCCTATGATGTTATGTCTACAGGTAGAGTTTATAAACCTGCCTTAACTAAAAAAGAAATTATAGCAGAATTCGAAAAATATTCAGGCAAACAATTTGATCCTGATTATGCTGAAATGATGATTGAATTAATAATAGAAGAGCAAATTGGAGGGATAATGACAGATGAAAAAGTTAAAAAAGCAAATTGA
- a CDS encoding F0F1 ATP synthase subunit epsilon, producing MAKVQLDITTPRRVVYSNEIDMLIARAIDGNIGIMPGHTPLVTALENSVVRVKKDDKEIPIPISDGFLEVKPDKINLIVRTAELPEEIDLQRAEKAKERAERRLREEKSKLDQARAEAALDRAVSRINAAKSKSNRFD from the coding sequence ATGGCTAAAGTTCAATTGGATATAACGACTCCTAGAAGAGTTGTATATAGTAATGAAATAGATATGCTAATAGCAAGAGCTATTGATGGAAATATTGGTATTATGCCAGGCCATACACCTCTTGTGACTGCTCTGGAAAATTCTGTTGTCAGGGTAAAAAAAGATGATAAAGAAATTCCGATACCTATCAGTGATGGGTTTTTAGAAGTTAAACCTGATAAAATTAATTTAATTGTTAGAACAGCAGAATTGCCTGAGGAAATCGATCTGCAAAGAGCAGAAAAGGCTAAAGAACGTGCTGAAAGAAGGTTAAGAGAAGAAAAATCTAAACTTGACCAGGCCCGTGCTGAGGCTGCTTTAGATAGGGCTGTGAGCAGGATTAATGCGGCTAAATCAAAATCAAATAGATTTGATTAA
- a CDS encoding GTPase: MPANLPPQYYEAEEEYRSASTPGEKIAALNEMLAIMPKHKGTEKLQADLKKRISKLKDEKEKKSESKSTYNPYKIDPEGAGQLILLGYPNTGKSSLLGALSNAKVTVANYPFSTSLPVAGMVPYENIQIQVIDTPPLVPEDVPGPMISAIQRADLPVVLISLASSKCLEQLDGAIEFLKSKRIMREPEDIPEGVKAFTREDIIFIATGIDHSDAEDNLDVIKEFYPEIEFELVSVPEDKGVERLPELFFNQLGVIRIYSKAPGREPDKDSPFVMPRGTTLIEFARAVHKDFAENLKKACVWGSSRFPGQPVAQDFVLEDEDIVELHSEK; the protein is encoded by the coding sequence ATGCCAGCTAATTTACCTCCTCAGTATTATGAGGCCGAGGAGGAATATCGTTCAGCTTCAACCCCTGGAGAAAAAATAGCAGCATTAAATGAAATGCTAGCTATAATGCCTAAACATAAGGGTACAGAAAAGTTGCAGGCAGATTTGAAAAAGAGGATATCAAAACTAAAAGATGAGAAAGAAAAGAAATCAGAGAGTAAATCAACTTATAATCCCTATAAAATTGACCCGGAAGGAGCAGGTCAGTTAATTTTGCTCGGGTATCCAAACACCGGTAAATCATCATTGCTTGGAGCTTTAAGTAATGCTAAAGTGACTGTGGCAAATTATCCATTTTCAACATCACTGCCTGTTGCCGGGATGGTTCCATATGAAAATATTCAGATACAGGTTATTGATACACCGCCACTGGTGCCTGAAGATGTTCCTGGGCCAATGATCAGCGCAATTCAGAGAGCTGATCTTCCAGTAGTTTTAATATCTTTAGCATCTTCAAAATGTCTTGAGCAGCTTGATGGAGCAATAGAATTTCTTAAGTCTAAGAGAATAATGCGGGAGCCAGAAGATATTCCAGAGGGAGTTAAAGCATTTACCAGGGAGGATATAATTTTTATAGCTACAGGTATAGACCATTCTGATGCAGAGGATAATCTTGATGTAATAAAAGAATTTTATCCTGAGATTGAATTTGAGCTGGTGTCAGTTCCTGAAGATAAAGGGGTTGAGAGATTGCCTGAACTATTTTTTAATCAACTGGGCGTAATCAGAATATATAGTAAAGCGCCTGGACGGGAGCCTGATAAGGATAGTCCCTTTGTAATGCCCCGGGGCACTACTTTAATTGAGTTTGCCAGGGCGGTTCATAAAGATTTTGCTGAAAATCTTAAAAAAGCCTGTGTCTGGGGTTCTTCAAGATTTCCTGGTCAGCCTGTTGCTCAGGATTTTGTGCTTGAGGATGAAGATATTGTAGAGCTCCATTCTGAGAAATAA
- the atpD gene encoding F0F1 ATP synthase subunit beta → MSNQNDTGKVIQVIGPVVDMEFPPGKLPNIYNAVKIIDEEKDIDLTCEVMQQLGDNRVRAVAMDSTEGLVRGMKSIDQDAPITVPVGDEVLGRIFNVLGETIDEQGEVDAVENHPIHRDPPAYDQQATSTEVFETGIKVIDLLAPYSRGGKVGLFGGAGVGKTVLIQELINNIAIEHGGYSVFSGVGERTREGNDLYREFQEADILDKVALVFGQMNEPPGARMRVGLTGLTMAEYFRDQEGQDVLLFIDNIFRFIQAGQEVSALLGRMPSEVGYQPTLAQDVGALQERITSTKKGSITSVQAIYVPADDLTDPAPATTFAHLDSTTVLSRSISEKGIYPAVDPLDSTSQILEPRIIGQEHYDVARQVQEILQQYNDLQDIIAILGMEELSEEDKVVVNRARRLERFLSQPFFVAEQFTNVPGKYVPLEETIKGFKEILDGKHDDKPEEAFYMVGGIDEVVEKAKKLEAGD, encoded by the coding sequence GTGAGTAATCAGAATGATACCGGCAAGGTAATTCAGGTTATTGGACCGGTTGTAGATATGGAATTTCCACCTGGAAAATTACCTAATATCTATAATGCAGTTAAAATTATAGATGAAGAAAAGGATATAGATTTAACCTGTGAAGTTATGCAGCAACTCGGAGATAATAGGGTTCGTGCAGTTGCGATGGATTCAACGGAAGGGCTTGTCCGGGGGATGAAGTCAATTGACCAGGATGCACCAATTACTGTTCCAGTTGGAGATGAAGTTTTAGGTAGAATCTTTAATGTTTTAGGTGAAACTATTGATGAACAGGGTGAAGTAGATGCTGTTGAGAATCATCCAATTCATAGAGATCCACCAGCATATGACCAACAGGCTACCAGTACAGAAGTATTTGAAACAGGAATAAAAGTTATTGATCTGCTGGCCCCTTATTCAAGAGGTGGTAAAGTTGGACTATTTGGTGGTGCTGGTGTAGGTAAAACAGTATTAATTCAGGAATTAATTAATAATATTGCTATTGAGCATGGCGGTTATTCAGTATTCTCTGGTGTAGGTGAAAGAACTAGAGAAGGTAATGATCTTTATCGTGAATTCCAGGAAGCTGATATTTTGGATAAAGTTGCCCTGGTATTTGGTCAGATGAATGAGCCACCAGGAGCTAGAATGAGAGTTGGTCTAACTGGTCTGACAATGGCTGAATATTTCAGAGATCAGGAAGGTCAGGATGTTCTGCTTTTCATTGATAACATATTCCGTTTCATCCAGGCAGGTCAGGAGGTTTCTGCGCTATTAGGCAGAATGCCCTCAGAGGTAGGTTATCAGCCAACTTTAGCTCAAGATGTCGGTGCTTTACAGGAGAGGATTACTTCAACTAAGAAAGGCTCAATTACATCTGTTCAGGCTATTTATGTTCCGGCAGATGACTTAACTGACCCTGCTCCTGCAACAACCTTTGCTCATTTAGATTCAACAACTGTTTTATCCCGTTCAATTTCAGAGAAAGGTATTTATCCAGCTGTTGATCCCCTTGATTCAACATCTCAGATCCTGGAGCCGAGAATAATTGGCCAGGAACACTATGATGTTGCAAGACAGGTACAGGAAATTTTACAGCAGTATAATGATCTTCAGGATATAATAGCTATTCTTGGTATGGAAGAATTATCTGAAGAGGATAAGGTTGTTGTAAATAGAGCAAGAAGGCTTGAGAGGTTCTTATCTCAGCCATTCTTTGTTGCTGAGCAGTTTACCAATGTTCCTGGTAAATATGTTCCACTAGAAGAAACTATTAAGGGCTTCAAAGAGATACTGGATGGTAAACATGATGATAAGCCTGAAGAAGCCTTCTATATGGTTGGTGGAATTGACGAGGTTGTCGAGAAAGCGAAAAAACTGGAAGCCGGTGATTAA
- a CDS encoding CPBP family intramembrane metalloprotease, which produces MNGNNQFNQNAIGLKRGMGFIRLAIVLSWLGWLPGALSQESMVESNFVMGSYLLGRFLLIAAALIFIFVNYSSRSRNRIQKELFTSRKFSIKWAVFIIIFPFIFNFITAGFSNLVLNNEISYLSQISFDSLFNFGPVFILLLLIPAIYEELAWRGIALYELQSGWSAVKSGLIVGLAMIIWRLPLYLIEGTSHSAMSIISMQFWFYQLNILILAIMLTWIYNRTGRSLLAVILFNFTYYFTEEVFQFPEGGNYFLMALYLIFVIFLIKRDALER; this is translated from the coding sequence GTGAATGGAAATAACCAGTTCAATCAAAATGCAATTGGTCTAAAGCGGGGGATGGGTTTTATCAGGCTGGCTATTGTTTTAAGCTGGTTGGGTTGGTTGCCAGGAGCTCTCAGTCAGGAGTCAATGGTGGAGAGTAATTTTGTAATGGGCTCTTATTTGTTAGGGAGGTTTTTGCTAATAGCTGCTGCTTTAATATTTATTTTTGTAAATTATAGCTCCAGGAGCAGAAATAGAATTCAAAAAGAGTTATTTACCAGCAGAAAATTTTCGATCAAATGGGCTGTGTTTATTATAATATTTCCATTTATATTTAATTTCATTACAGCCGGGTTTAGCAACCTTGTATTAAATAATGAGATATCCTATCTGTCCCAGATATCATTTGATAGCTTGTTTAATTTTGGTCCAGTTTTTATTCTGTTGTTGTTAATTCCTGCAATATATGAAGAGCTGGCCTGGAGAGGTATTGCCCTATATGAACTCCAGTCTGGATGGTCAGCAGTTAAATCAGGGCTTATAGTTGGGCTGGCGATGATTATCTGGCGTCTTCCTTTGTATTTAATAGAAGGCACAAGCCATTCTGCAATGTCGATCATTTCTATGCAATTCTGGTTTTATCAGTTAAATATCTTAATTCTTGCAATTATGCTTACCTGGATTTATAATAGGACAGGCAGAAGTTTGCTGGCAGTTATTTTATTTAATTTTACATATTATTTTACTGAGGAGGTATTTCAGTTTCCTGAGGGTGGCAACTATTTTCTGATGGCGCTATATTTAATATTTGTTATCTTTTTAATTAAAAGAGATGCTTTAGAAAGGTAG
- a CDS encoding HAD family hydrolase — translation MIISFDLDGVLMENPFSKGLFPYIKSELKRQYENHHDQLIKEEIIWKNIKYEFRKRIKAHLYTAYDWDDIIQTVANDLRVPGQIDISKLIKKYLKKPYIHLYQDGKELLNKLQEANIELYVVTNGYYKYQYPVLEALGIDEYFSEIITTDRAQAVKPQSKIFKSQLTETDNWIHIGDSPLMDVYGANKLSATSILVFRELSEDLLSLSPSERTKSKIAKELINDKLDKELSLNKWEYEEDLIYPDYLVKSLDEVFPILK, via the coding sequence ATGATTATAAGCTTTGATTTAGACGGTGTTCTTATGGAAAATCCTTTTAGTAAAGGTTTATTTCCTTATATAAAAAGTGAATTAAAAAGACAGTATGAAAATCATCATGATCAATTAATAAAAGAAGAAATAATTTGGAAAAATATTAAATATGAATTCAGAAAGAGAATTAAAGCTCATTTATATACTGCCTATGACTGGGATGATATTATTCAGACAGTAGCAAATGATTTAAGAGTTCCTGGTCAAATTGATATTTCTAAATTGATAAAAAAGTATCTTAAAAAACCTTATATTCATCTTTATCAGGATGGAAAAGAGCTTCTTAATAAACTGCAAGAAGCTAATATAGAGCTTTATGTAGTGACAAATGGGTATTATAAATATCAATACCCTGTCTTAGAAGCTCTTGGTATAGATGAATATTTTTCTGAGATCATAACGACTGATAGAGCTCAGGCGGTTAAACCTCAAAGTAAGATCTTTAAATCTCAATTAACAGAAACTGATAACTGGATTCATATTGGTGATTCTCCTTTAATGGATGTTTATGGAGCCAATAAATTATCTGCGACTTCAATTTTAGTTTTCAGAGAATTATCAGAAGATTTATTAAGCCTTTCACCTTCTGAAAGAACAAAATCCAAAATTGCTAAAGAGCTAATAAATGATAAGCTCGATAAAGAGCTTTCATTAAATAAATGGGAATATGAAGAAGATTTGATTTATCCAGATTATTTGGTTAAATCATTAGATGAAGTATTCCCGATATTAAAATAA
- a CDS encoding permease, giving the protein MKKKKTNNTSNYIIFGAFIGFLIISRIINFELGIEMGENFWIFARDMILILPPAFVIIGLFEIWVDRETIENNFGESSGIKKHIYAILLAATTVGGTFVAFPVANSLYHKGADYSSIFTYITSASLVMIPMSIMEASILGLQFTLIRIGISLPLVVISSIILASLFQQYHYHLPSDV; this is encoded by the coding sequence ATGAAAAAGAAAAAAACTAACAATACATCTAATTATATTATTTTTGGAGCTTTCATTGGATTTCTTATCATTTCAAGAATTATCAATTTCGAACTTGGCATTGAAATGGGAGAAAATTTCTGGATTTTCGCCAGAGATATGATTCTAATCCTGCCACCGGCATTTGTAATTATTGGTTTATTTGAAATCTGGGTAGATAGAGAAACCATTGAGAATAACTTTGGAGAATCTTCTGGAATTAAAAAGCATATCTATGCAATCCTGTTAGCAGCTACAACTGTCGGCGGAACATTTGTTGCCTTTCCTGTTGCTAATTCACTTTATCATAAAGGGGCAGATTATAGTTCAATATTCACCTATATAACATCAGCCTCATTAGTTATGATTCCAATGAGTATTATGGAAGCTTCAATACTTGGATTGCAATTCACATTAATAAGAATTGGCATATCTCTACCCCTTGTTGTTATCAGCTCAATAATATTAGCATCATTATTTCAGCAATACCATTATCACTTACCAAGCGATGTTTAG
- a CDS encoding ECF transporter S component, with protein MNSSTQKMVRLAVLAALGVILLSIIRFPIIPSAPFLEYEPADVPILMAAFLYGPVSGFFVAVVVAFLQAVTVSSASGWVGFIMHVISSGTLAIVAGLIYKHHRTYAGGILGLALGVIAMTIVMIPANLFFTVHFWGIPSDVVRGMIVPSIIPFNLLKGGLNGVLTVLIYKPFVSFISNENPGVGLARNRSN; from the coding sequence ATGAATTCATCGACTCAAAAAATGGTTAGACTTGCTGTTCTTGCAGCATTAGGGGTAATATTATTATCAATTATCCGTTTTCCAATAATACCATCGGCACCTTTTTTAGAATATGAACCGGCTGATGTTCCAATTTTGATGGCCGCCTTTTTATATGGCCCGGTATCAGGTTTCTTTGTTGCTGTGGTTGTGGCCTTTCTGCAGGCTGTAACTGTTAGCTCGGCCAGTGGCTGGGTTGGATTTATTATGCATGTGATTTCCAGTGGAACACTGGCTATAGTAGCCGGGCTGATATATAAGCATCACAGAACATATGCAGGAGGTATTTTAGGCCTGGCACTTGGAGTGATTGCAATGACTATTGTCATGATACCTGCTAACTTATTTTTTACTGTCCATTTTTGGGGGATACCGTCAGATGTGGTGAGGGGCATGATTGTTCCATCAATAATACCATTTAATCTGCTTAAAGGTGGGTTAAATGGAGTTTTAACAGTATTAATTTATAAGCCCTTTGTTTCATTTATCAGTAATGAAAATCCAGGTGTCGGTCTGGCCCGTAACAGATCAAATTAA
- a CDS encoding DUF1028 domain-containing protein translates to MKTKKTSTFSIIGFDPETEELGVAVQSKFLAAGAIVPYIKAGVGAIATQALANPAYGPDGIELLEKGHSPSEVIEILTEQDDGSRHRQLGIVDIKGRSANFTGDECLDWAGGLTGENFAVQGNILVNKETVEEMAKTFEKTEGRLADRLLKALEAGQAAGGDSRGQQAAALLVYKENGGYGGLTDKYIDLRVDDHPEPIEKLAGLLDLFYLYFLESDVDHVELKGQQLIEVQELLVDFGLYDGPVDGEFNQDFEKALNSFYSRENFEERIPEGRTMPLDILEYLRSRV, encoded by the coding sequence ATGAAAACTAAAAAGACTTCTACATTTTCAATTATTGGGTTTGATCCAGAGACAGAAGAACTTGGAGTTGCGGTACAGTCTAAATTTTTAGCTGCAGGTGCTATTGTACCATATATTAAAGCCGGGGTTGGAGCGATTGCAACACAGGCTCTTGCTAATCCAGCCTATGGACCGGATGGAATAGAATTACTGGAAAAGGGTCATTCACCATCAGAGGTCATTGAAATTTTAACTGAACAGGATGATGGTTCCAGACACCGGCAATTAGGTATAGTTGATATTAAGGGCCGGTCAGCAAATTTTACTGGTGATGAATGTCTTGATTGGGCCGGAGGTTTAACTGGAGAAAATTTTGCAGTTCAGGGTAATATTCTAGTTAATAAAGAAACAGTTGAAGAGATGGCAAAGACCTTTGAAAAAACGGAGGGTCGCCTTGCTGATAGATTATTAAAAGCTTTAGAGGCAGGTCAGGCGGCTGGAGGAGATTCAAGAGGCCAGCAGGCAGCAGCTCTGCTTGTATATAAGGAGAATGGCGGTTATGGTGGATTAACTGACAAATATATTGATTTAAGGGTTGATGATCATCCTGAACCAATAGAAAAGCTGGCCGGCTTATTGGATCTTTTCTACTTATATTTTCTAGAAAGTGATGTGGATCATGTCGAGCTAAAGGGCCAGCAATTGATTGAAGTTCAGGAATTATTGGTGGACTTTGGTTTATATGATGGACCTGTTGATGGTGAATTTAACCAGGATTTTGAAAAAGCTCTTAATAGTTTTTATTCCAGGGAAAACTTTGAAGAAAGAATTCCTGAAGGCAGGACTATGCCTTTAGATATACTTGAATATTTAAGAAGCAGAGTTTAA